A window of Agrobacterium tumefaciens contains these coding sequences:
- a CDS encoding DUF7673 family protein, with amino-acid sequence MHGGFDLTDLADVDRDVCEDMVTVFTFLAREEDLVYPEAYKPEIIQIIRRWRPDVEID; translated from the coding sequence GTGCATGGCGGTTTTGATCTTACAGACCTGGCCGATGTCGATCGCGACGTCTGCGAAGACATGGTGACAGTTTTCACTTTTCTCGCCCGCGAAGAGGATCTCGTTTACCCCGAGGCTTACAAACCGGAGATCATTCAAATCATTCGCCGCTGGCGGCCGGACGTCGAGATCGATTAA
- a CDS encoding site-specific integrase, whose amino-acid sequence MSKPRRPASLSNIERRAVELDTIASVLPIERRDELAELLTDQDVETLKHLVNQGMGDNTLRALTSDLAYFEAWGLASTGQSLPWPASEALLLRFVAHHLWDPERRASDPQHGMPADVDENLRGQGFLKSIGPHAPDTVRRRLASWSTMTKWRGLSGAFSSPALKQSIRLAVRAVPRKRRRKSAKAVTGNILQMLVATCASDSLRDIRDRAILMVAFASGGRRRSEIAGLRLEQLTEETPIEVPDSPPLPSLAIHLGRTKTTTGEDDDVVYLTGRPVEALNAWLTAARIDKGSVFRGIGRWGTVSSRALDPQSINAILKQRAEMAGLDPGEFSAHGLRSGYLTEAANRGIPLPEAMEQSRHRSVQQASSYYNNAARRTGRAARLL is encoded by the coding sequence ATGTCGAAGCCGCGCAGGCCAGCTTCCCTGTCTAACATCGAGCGGCGCGCTGTCGAGCTCGACACGATCGCATCGGTCCTGCCAATCGAGCGCAGGGACGAACTTGCCGAACTTCTCACTGACCAGGATGTCGAAACGCTAAAACATCTCGTCAACCAGGGCATGGGCGACAACACGCTGCGGGCGCTGACCTCCGATCTCGCCTATTTCGAAGCCTGGGGTCTTGCGTCCACCGGGCAGTCCCTGCCCTGGCCGGCGTCAGAGGCGCTACTGCTCAGATTCGTCGCTCACCACCTGTGGGATCCCGAAAGGCGCGCCAGCGACCCCCAACACGGCATGCCTGCTGACGTTGACGAGAACCTCAGAGGCCAAGGCTTCCTGAAATCCATCGGCCCGCACGCCCCCGATACGGTGCGGCGCCGGCTTGCGAGCTGGTCGACCATGACAAAATGGCGCGGCTTGTCCGGAGCCTTCTCCTCCCCTGCCCTCAAACAGTCGATCCGGCTCGCGGTCCGCGCCGTTCCACGAAAGCGTCGTCGAAAAAGCGCAAAAGCGGTCACGGGGAACATCCTGCAAATGCTGGTCGCCACGTGTGCAAGTGACAGCTTGCGTGACATCAGGGACCGGGCGATTTTGATGGTCGCCTTTGCGTCAGGTGGTCGCCGGCGCAGCGAGATCGCCGGCCTCCGCCTGGAGCAACTGACCGAGGAAACACCGATCGAGGTGCCAGACAGCCCTCCCCTTCCCTCTTTGGCAATTCATCTTGGGCGGACCAAAACGACGACCGGAGAGGACGACGACGTCGTCTATCTCACAGGCCGGCCTGTCGAGGCATTGAATGCCTGGCTGACCGCCGCCAGGATCGACAAGGGAAGCGTGTTTCGGGGAATCGGAAGGTGGGGAACGGTCTCGAGCCGGGCGCTCGATCCGCAGTCGATCAACGCGATCCTTAAACAGCGTGCGGAAATGGCGGGGTTGGACCCCGGGGAGTTTTCGGCGCATGGGCTGCGGTCAGGGTACCTGACCGAGGCCGCCAATCGTGGCATTCCGCTGCCTGAGGCGATGGAGCAATCGAGGCACCGATCCGTTCAACAAGCCTCCAGCTATTACAACAATGCTGCGAGGAGGACCGGCCGGGCAGCACGGCTCCTTTAG
- the arsK gene encoding arsenite efflux MFS transporter ArsK, giving the protein MSERVPVAAIVALGVTQNIGYGTLYYSFSILAPDMAAHFAWSTEWIFGALSAALLIGGLTAPWLGGLFDRIGAGRVMTIGSAAAAAALVACAYAPSKTSYAAALIAIQVAANLVQYGAAFALLVQIRPHVASRSITYLTLLAGFASTMFWPITTALHAQTSWQNVYLLYAGLNLFICLPIHAWLSHDVTARRSAAKSTPQRVEGILPPEQRRLGFALMVTAFSLLSLSSSAVLVHMVPLLSGLGLGTSAALIGTLFGPSQVASRLINMVFGKNLPALLLAIVAAILIPGGVLILQFTEPSILGSMVFAVVFGMGNGLLSIVAGTLPLYLFGSDGYGKLQGKTMASKLVLSALAPFVMAFAMAHIGISLSLTAAAMLGAVAIVTFGLIATIQRAYRPSPIWGWPP; this is encoded by the coding sequence ATGAGCGAGCGCGTCCCGGTCGCCGCGATTGTCGCGTTGGGCGTCACCCAGAACATCGGCTACGGCACTCTCTATTACAGCTTCAGCATCCTGGCGCCCGACATGGCCGCGCATTTTGCCTGGTCGACCGAATGGATCTTCGGCGCGCTTTCGGCCGCGCTGCTGATCGGCGGCCTGACCGCGCCCTGGCTTGGCGGCCTTTTCGACCGCATCGGGGCCGGGCGAGTGATGACGATCGGCTCGGCTGCGGCAGCCGCCGCTCTCGTTGCCTGCGCCTACGCACCCAGTAAGACCTCCTATGCGGCCGCCCTGATTGCGATCCAGGTGGCGGCCAACCTGGTTCAGTACGGCGCCGCATTCGCGCTCCTGGTTCAGATCAGGCCGCACGTGGCGTCGCGCAGCATTACCTATCTGACGTTGCTCGCAGGCTTCGCTTCGACGATGTTCTGGCCGATCACGACGGCTCTGCATGCGCAGACCTCCTGGCAGAATGTTTATCTGCTCTATGCCGGCCTGAACCTGTTTATATGCCTGCCGATCCACGCCTGGCTTTCGCACGACGTTACCGCGCGTCGGTCGGCGGCCAAATCGACGCCGCAACGGGTCGAAGGGATACTGCCGCCCGAGCAACGCCGCCTCGGCTTCGCGTTGATGGTCACGGCGTTTTCGCTGCTGTCGCTCTCCAGTTCGGCCGTGCTGGTGCATATGGTGCCGCTGCTGTCTGGTCTTGGTCTCGGCACCTCCGCGGCATTGATCGGTACCCTGTTTGGTCCGTCGCAGGTTGCGAGCCGTCTGATCAACATGGTGTTCGGGAAGAACCTGCCGGCGCTGCTATTGGCGATCGTTGCGGCCATCCTGATCCCCGGCGGTGTGCTGATCCTGCAATTTACGGAGCCCTCCATCTTGGGCTCGATGGTCTTCGCCGTTGTCTTTGGGATGGGCAACGGTCTGCTGAGTATCGTTGCCGGCACGCTGCCACTCTACCTATTCGGCAGTGACGGCTATGGTAAGCTGCAGGGAAAAACGATGGCCTCCAAATTAGTTCTCTCGGCCTTGGCGCCTTTTGTCATGGCATTCGCGATGGCGCATATCGGGATTTCTCTATCCCTTACAGCTGCGGCAATGCTTGGTGCCGTCGCCATTGTCACGTTCGGGCTCATTGCTACGATCCAGCGCGCGTACCGCCCTTCGCCTATTTGGGGATGGCCACCCTAA
- the arsH gene encoding arsenical resistance protein ArsH, whose product MRRASALADLPAASLAHLRQPDLDALRPPSSAHKPRILILYGSLRPVSYSRLLAHESARLLEHFGCEVRIFHPAGLPLPDAEPVSHPKVQELRDLSAWSEGQVWISPERHGSMTGIMKAQIDWIPLSVGSVRPTQGKTLAVMQVSGGSQSFNAVNQLRVLGRWMRLITIPNQSSVAKAFQEFDTDGRMKPSSYYDRVVDVCEELVKFTFLTRDASTYLTDRYSERKEDAEKLERRVSLKSI is encoded by the coding sequence ATGCGGAGGGCAAGCGCATTGGCTGATTTGCCTGCCGCATCCCTGGCGCACCTGCGCCAGCCGGACCTAGACGCGCTGCGTCCGCCGTCCTCGGCTCACAAGCCGAGGATCCTGATCCTGTACGGCTCTTTGCGTCCGGTATCCTACAGCCGCCTGCTGGCGCACGAATCCGCGCGCCTGCTCGAACATTTTGGCTGCGAAGTTCGGATCTTCCATCCGGCTGGCCTGCCGCTTCCCGACGCGGAACCGGTCAGTCATCCGAAGGTGCAGGAGCTGCGTGATCTGTCGGCCTGGTCGGAAGGCCAGGTCTGGATCAGTCCGGAACGCCACGGCTCCATGACCGGCATCATGAAGGCACAGATCGACTGGATCCCGCTTTCGGTCGGTTCCGTGCGGCCGACGCAGGGCAAGACACTCGCCGTTATGCAGGTCTCCGGCGGCTCGCAGTCGTTCAATGCCGTCAACCAGCTTCGTGTGCTCGGCCGCTGGATGCGGCTGATTACCATCCCGAACCAGTCGTCGGTCGCCAAGGCTTTCCAGGAATTCGACACTGACGGCCGCATGAAGCCGTCGTCCTATTATGATCGCGTCGTCGATGTCTGTGAGGAGTTGGTCAAGTTCACGTTCCTGACCCGGGACGCCTCTACCTACCTCACCGATCGCTACAGCGAGCGAAAGGAAGACGCCGAAAAGCTGGAGCGGCGCGTGAGCCTGAAATCCATATGA
- the arsC gene encoding arsenate reductase (glutaredoxin) (This arsenate reductase requires both glutathione and glutaredoxin to convert arsenate to arsenite, after which the efflux transporter formed by ArsA and ArsB can extrude the arsenite from the cell, providing resistance.), giving the protein MNVTIYHNPACGTSRNTLEMIRNAGIEPTVIEYLTNPPSRDQLVQMITDAGLTVRQAIREKGAPYAELGLGNPDLADDQLLDAMLKDPILINRPFVVTPMGTRLSRPSEVVLEILPDTHKGAFTKEDGEQVLNAEGKRIG; this is encoded by the coding sequence ATGAACGTCACAATTTATCACAACCCCGCTTGCGGCACCTCGCGCAACACGCTGGAGATGATTCGCAATGCCGGCATTGAGCCCACGGTGATCGAATACCTGACAAATCCGCCCAGCCGCGACCAGCTGGTGCAGATGATTACGGATGCGGGGCTCACCGTGCGCCAGGCCATCCGCGAGAAGGGCGCGCCCTATGCTGAACTCGGCCTCGGCAATCCAGATCTGGCCGATGACCAGCTCCTCGACGCCATGCTCAAGGATCCGATCCTGATCAACCGGCCGTTCGTCGTGACACCAATGGGCACGCGCCTGTCGCGGCCGTCCGAAGTCGTCCTCGAGATCCTGCCCGACACCCATAAGGGCGCCTTCACAAAAGAGGACGGCGAACAGGTCCTCAATGCGGAGGGCAAGCGCATTGGCTGA
- the arsB gene encoding ACR3 family arsenite efflux transporter, whose amino-acid sequence MSTFERCLTVWVFACIIAGVALGHLMPGVFQAIGAAEVARVNLPVAVLIWLMIIPMLLKIDFAALGQVSRHWRGIGVTLFINWAIKPFSMALLGWLFVGYLFRPYLPAGQIDSYIAGLILLAAAPCTAMVFVWSNLTKGEPHFTLSQVALNDVIMVMAFAPIVGLLLGLSAITVPWDTLILSVVLYIVLPVIAAQLLRRATDVTRLGARLQPLSLLSLLATLVLLFGFQGEQIPAQPGVIALLAVPILIQVYFNSGLAYLLNRVSGEEHCVAGPSALIGASNFFELAVAAAISLFGFNSGAALATVVGVLIEVPVMLSVVWIVNRSKGWYERGGAVRNLSTKRI is encoded by the coding sequence ATGTCTACATTTGAACGCTGTCTGACTGTGTGGGTGTTCGCCTGCATCATCGCCGGGGTTGCCCTTGGCCACCTCATGCCCGGCGTCTTCCAGGCCATCGGTGCGGCCGAAGTCGCCAGGGTCAACCTGCCGGTGGCAGTGCTGATCTGGCTGATGATCATCCCGATGCTGCTGAAGATCGACTTTGCCGCCCTCGGCCAGGTCAGCCGCCACTGGCGGGGCATCGGCGTCACCCTGTTCATCAACTGGGCGATCAAGCCGTTTTCCATGGCGCTGCTGGGGTGGCTATTCGTTGGCTACCTGTTCCGACCGTACCTGCCGGCCGGCCAGATCGACAGCTACATCGCCGGCCTGATCCTACTTGCGGCAGCACCCTGCACCGCCATGGTGTTCGTGTGGTCGAACCTCACCAAAGGCGAGCCGCATTTCACGCTGAGCCAAGTCGCGCTGAACGACGTCATCATGGTTATGGCCTTTGCGCCAATCGTCGGCCTGCTGCTCGGCCTTTCCGCCATCACCGTGCCTTGGGACACCCTGATCCTGTCGGTGGTGCTCTACATCGTCTTGCCGGTGATCGCGGCCCAGTTGCTGCGCCGGGCAACCGATGTCACCCGCCTCGGCGCTCGGCTACAGCCGCTCTCGTTGCTCTCTTTGCTCGCCACCCTGGTGCTGCTGTTTGGCTTCCAGGGCGAACAGATCCCGGCGCAGCCGGGCGTCATCGCCCTGCTTGCCGTGCCGATCCTGATCCAGGTCTATTTCAACTCCGGCCTGGCCTATCTGCTCAACCGCGTGAGCGGGGAGGAGCACTGTGTCGCCGGCCCGTCGGCCCTGATCGGCGCCTCCAACTTCTTCGAACTGGCGGTAGCCGCCGCCATCAGCCTGTTCGGCTTCAACTCGGGCGCGGCGCTGGCCACCGTGGTTGGTGTGCTGATCGAGGTGCCGGTGATGCTGTCGGTGGTCTGGATCGTCAACCGCAGCAAGGGCTGGTACGAGCGCGGCGGCGCCGTGCGCAATCTCTCCACCAAAAGGATCTGA
- the arsN2 gene encoding arsenic resistance N-acetyltransferase ArsN2, whose amino-acid sequence MSDVSLKPVPGVDAALQSALKAAHLPTDDLAEARRAFYQAEHHGQLVGFGGLELYGDCALLRSLVVVADQRGRGFGQTITRKLLDQAHRDGASAVYLLTDTAAPFFQNLGFTPIDRAAAPPTILHTRQAASLCPASAALMVAHLPE is encoded by the coding sequence ATGAGCGACGTTTCCCTTAAGCCGGTCCCTGGCGTGGACGCAGCCCTGCAGTCGGCCCTCAAGGCCGCCCATCTCCCCACGGATGACCTCGCGGAAGCGAGAAGAGCGTTTTACCAGGCGGAGCATCACGGCCAGCTGGTAGGGTTCGGAGGATTGGAGCTGTATGGTGACTGCGCGCTGCTGAGATCCCTTGTCGTGGTGGCTGACCAGCGCGGCCGGGGGTTCGGTCAGACGATCACAAGAAAGCTCCTCGACCAGGCGCACCGCGACGGCGCAAGTGCGGTCTATCTGCTGACCGATACGGCCGCTCCGTTTTTTCAGAACCTCGGATTTACCCCGATCGATCGTGCGGCTGCGCCGCCCACCATTCTGCACACGCGCCAAGCCGCCAGCCTATGCCCCGCCTCGGCCGCTCTTATGGTCGCGCACCTTCCGGAATAA
- a CDS encoding ArsR/SmtB family transcription factor codes for MEERQALMSFAALSQETRLHIVRMLVVAGPNGMAAGAIAEKAEVSPSNVSFHLKELERAGLINQQRESRSIIYTANYDGLGALIRFLMEDCCAGHPEICAPATEVAACCAPAGVGA; via the coding sequence ATGGAAGAACGTCAAGCCCTCATGTCATTCGCGGCCCTGTCGCAGGAAACCCGCCTGCACATTGTGCGCATGCTGGTGGTCGCAGGGCCCAACGGCATGGCTGCCGGCGCCATCGCCGAGAAGGCGGAAGTCTCGCCGTCGAACGTCTCCTTTCATCTCAAGGAGCTGGAGCGCGCCGGGCTCATCAACCAGCAACGCGAATCCCGCTCGATCATTTACACCGCCAACTATGACGGTCTCGGCGCCCTGATCCGTTTCCTCATGGAAGATTGCTGCGCGGGTCATCCAGAGATCTGCGCGCCGGCGACCGAGGTCGCCGCGTGCTGTGCGCCAGCGGGAGTCGGGGCATGA
- a CDS encoding DUF6428 family protein codes for MNALDKPLLETDISLGRLLDTIDGVRNLPLIFSYDGHPVKPGYHVTEVKAGQFAALDCGAEHEEWSEIFVQLWDIHEDDRSHMPAGKFAGIIRKVSKHLRLDGSAKLTFEVSDGVRPMQLYCAATPALHSGAVHVDLVPRPASCKPRDRWLAEENQKASACCGPTQQTGSCCS; via the coding sequence ATGAACGCGCTCGACAAGCCCCTTCTTGAAACCGACATCAGCCTGGGCCGCCTGCTCGACACCATTGATGGCGTACGAAATCTCCCCCTGATCTTTTCCTATGACGGCCACCCGGTGAAACCGGGCTACCATGTAACCGAAGTCAAGGCCGGCCAGTTTGCTGCACTCGACTGCGGCGCCGAGCACGAAGAATGGTCCGAAATCTTCGTACAACTGTGGGACATCCACGAAGACGACCGCTCCCATATGCCAGCCGGAAAGTTCGCCGGAATCATCCGCAAGGTATCGAAGCATCTGCGGCTCGATGGATCGGCCAAGCTGACTTTCGAAGTCAGTGACGGCGTCAGGCCGATGCAGCTTTACTGTGCGGCGACCCCTGCCCTGCACAGCGGCGCGGTACATGTCGACCTGGTACCGCGGCCAGCGAGCTGTAAGCCGCGCGATCGGTGGCTCGCCGAAGAAAATCAGAAGGCCTCGGCGTGCTGTGGCCCAACACAACAGACCGGCTCGTGCTGCTCCTGA
- a CDS encoding MFS transporter has product MIAARRSSRVGTVLRVTSGNFLEMFDFFLVGIYASNISKTFFPSNNEAASLMLTFMTFGAGFLMRPLGAIFLGAYVDKIGRRQGLIVTLSIMALGTVLIAFVPGVQTIGIFAPLLVLIGRLLQGFSAGVELGGVSVYLAEMSTPGKKGFYVSWQSASQQVAIMVAAVLGYALNSLMPPSMMTEWGWRIPFFIGCGIVPFLFYVRRSLEETQEFAARQHRPTMTQIYQTLASNWGIVLLGMLMVVMTTVSFYAITVYTPTFGKSVLKLSETDSLLVTFCVALSNFFWLPVMGTVSDRIGRKPVLVVFSALALVTAYPVIAWLVSAPSFERMLIAELWLSFLYASYNGAMVVALTEIVPPIVRTAGFSLAYSLATAIFGGFTPAIATWLIEETGDKAAPGYWLALAGGCGLVATLLVYRKVTDGARSGAIPAKA; this is encoded by the coding sequence ATGATAGCAGCTAGACGCTCATCCCGCGTTGGCACCGTACTGCGCGTAACAAGCGGCAATTTCCTTGAGATGTTCGACTTTTTTCTCGTCGGGATCTACGCCAGCAATATTTCGAAAACCTTCTTCCCGTCAAACAATGAAGCCGCATCGCTGATGCTGACCTTCATGACCTTTGGGGCAGGGTTTCTGATGCGACCGCTCGGAGCAATCTTCCTTGGCGCCTACGTCGATAAGATCGGCCGCCGGCAGGGCCTGATCGTCACCCTCAGCATCATGGCGCTCGGTACAGTTCTCATTGCATTTGTGCCCGGCGTCCAGACGATTGGCATCTTTGCGCCGCTACTTGTCCTGATCGGTCGTCTGCTGCAGGGCTTTTCGGCAGGTGTCGAACTCGGCGGTGTCTCGGTCTATCTGGCCGAGATGTCGACGCCAGGAAAAAAAGGCTTTTATGTATCGTGGCAGTCGGCAAGCCAGCAGGTCGCGATCATGGTTGCCGCTGTCCTGGGCTATGCGTTGAATTCGCTGATGCCACCGAGCATGATGACCGAATGGGGCTGGCGTATACCCTTCTTCATTGGCTGCGGCATCGTGCCCTTCCTCTTTTATGTCCGGCGTTCGTTGGAGGAAACCCAGGAGTTCGCCGCCCGTCAACATCGCCCAACAATGACGCAGATCTATCAGACGCTCGCCAGCAACTGGGGCATCGTCCTGCTCGGCATGTTGATGGTCGTCATGACGACAGTCTCGTTTTACGCTATCACCGTCTATACGCCCACCTTCGGCAAGAGCGTTCTGAAGCTTTCGGAAACCGACAGCCTTCTCGTGACATTCTGCGTTGCCTTGTCGAATTTCTTCTGGCTACCGGTCATGGGCACTGTTTCCGACCGTATTGGCCGCAAGCCTGTCCTCGTTGTTTTCTCGGCGCTCGCTCTCGTGACAGCTTACCCGGTGATCGCGTGGCTCGTCTCCGCACCGAGCTTCGAGCGCATGCTTATAGCTGAACTCTGGCTGAGTTTCCTTTATGCCAGCTATAACGGAGCCATGGTTGTCGCCCTAACGGAAATTGTGCCGCCGATCGTGCGGACAGCAGGGTTCTCGCTCGCCTATTCGTTGGCGACGGCGATATTCGGAGGCTTTACGCCAGCGATCGCCACTTGGCTCATCGAAGAGACCGGTGATAAGGCTGCACCCGGCTATTGGCTTGCTCTTGCTGGCGGTTGCGGTCTCGTAGCGACGCTGTTGGTATATCGCAAGGTGACGGACGGCGCACGATCAGGCGCCATACCCGCCAAAGCATGA
- a CDS encoding response regulator, with amino-acid sequence MKHKTREEGMRVLIVEDDPSLARGIVTALVSGGYAVDHIDNGRDGLSAALEEDYALIVLDLGLPEMNGLAVLRALRQAGSTTPVMILTARDAIPDRVAGLDVGADDYLTKPFALEEFEARVRSLVRRGQKQASPILTSGALSIDLNAGIATLSGRTLFLRPREYSVLVLLLARAGQVVQKERLASAISNFDDALTPNAVELHLGRLRKKLQPDGPNIRTIRGVGYILEVG; translated from the coding sequence ATGAAACATAAGACCAGGGAGGAAGGCATGCGGGTCCTCATTGTGGAGGATGACCCGTCGTTGGCTCGCGGGATAGTGACGGCGCTCGTGAGCGGCGGGTACGCGGTTGATCATATCGACAATGGGCGCGACGGACTCTCTGCAGCTCTCGAGGAAGACTACGCGCTTATCGTGCTCGACCTCGGTTTGCCAGAAATGAATGGGCTCGCGGTCCTCAGAGCGCTGCGTCAGGCAGGTTCGACAACTCCCGTAATGATCCTGACTGCGCGTGATGCTATTCCCGACCGGGTAGCCGGGCTCGATGTGGGGGCCGACGATTATCTGACCAAACCTTTCGCGCTGGAAGAATTTGAGGCCCGTGTGCGCTCTCTCGTTCGGCGCGGGCAGAAACAGGCGAGCCCGATACTGACCAGCGGCGCGCTTTCTATCGATCTCAACGCTGGTATAGCCACACTTTCCGGGCGCACCCTCTTTTTGCGGCCAAGGGAGTATTCTGTCCTCGTTCTTCTTCTGGCTCGAGCAGGCCAGGTTGTTCAAAAAGAGCGACTCGCCTCGGCGATTTCGAATTTCGATGACGCGCTTACGCCCAACGCCGTGGAACTGCATCTTGGGCGTCTGCGTAAGAAACTCCAGCCAGACGGCCCCAATATTCGCACCATTCGTGGTGTTGGCTATATCCTTGAGGTCGGGTGA